Proteins encoded within one genomic window of Kibdelosporangium phytohabitans:
- a CDS encoding 4'-phosphopantetheinyl transferase family protein yields MIEKLMPAGVASRDTVTDAAESTMFPEEAEHVAKAVDKRRREYATVRYCARQAFAELGIPPAPLLNGERGAPRWPDGVVGSMTHCAGYRAAVVALKADIHTLGIDAEPHGPLPEGVLGVISRDEEKVRLAELTAADGSVHWDRMLFCAKETVYKAWYPLTHRWLGFEEASITLAVDGTFEAELLVPGPVIAGEQVGGFTGRWIVGDGLVITAIAIPVG; encoded by the coding sequence GTGATCGAGAAGCTGATGCCCGCGGGCGTGGCCAGCCGGGACACCGTCACCGACGCCGCCGAGTCGACGATGTTCCCCGAGGAGGCGGAGCACGTCGCCAAAGCGGTGGACAAGCGGCGCCGCGAGTACGCCACAGTCCGGTACTGCGCCCGGCAGGCGTTCGCCGAACTGGGAATCCCACCGGCGCCGCTGCTCAACGGCGAACGCGGCGCCCCGCGCTGGCCGGACGGTGTCGTGGGCAGCATGACGCACTGCGCCGGGTACCGGGCCGCGGTGGTCGCTCTTAAGGCTGACATCCACACGCTCGGGATCGACGCGGAGCCGCACGGGCCGCTGCCCGAAGGCGTGCTCGGCGTGATCTCCCGTGACGAGGAGAAGGTCAGGCTGGCCGAGCTCACGGCGGCGGACGGCTCGGTGCACTGGGACCGGATGCTGTTCTGCGCCAAGGAGACCGTCTACAAGGCCTGGTACCCGCTGACGCACAGGTGGCTCGGCTTCGAGGAGGCGTCGATCACCCTGGCCGTGGACGGCACGTTCGAGGCCGAACTGCTGGTGCCGGGGCCGGTCATCGCAGGTGAGCAGGTCGGCGGGTTCACCGGCCGGTGGATCGTCGGCGACGGCCTGGTGATCACCGCCATAGCCATCCCCGTCGGTTAA
- a CDS encoding metallophosphoesterase family protein — translation MSTTPQLLAISDLHVGHAENRPILEGLRPDNPGDWLIVAGDVAETTTDIEWALGLLKSRFDTVIWVPGNHELWTTSKDPVQLRGVRRYEYLVEMCRRLGVLTPEDEYPVWTGDGGPVRIAPLFALYDYSFRVDGVHTKQESLAKAQEAGIVCTDEYFLHPDPYPGIDDWCRARVEETERRLAACGPDVPLVLVNHWPLVRQPTRILRYPDFAQWCGTELSGDWHTRFNTATVVYGHLHIPRHTVYDGVPFEEVSLGYPREWKPRGLPDKLLKPVLPVRVAP, via the coding sequence GTGAGCACGACACCACAACTGCTGGCCATCAGCGACCTGCATGTCGGCCATGCGGAGAACCGGCCGATCCTCGAGGGCCTGCGGCCGGACAACCCTGGCGACTGGTTGATCGTGGCGGGCGACGTCGCCGAGACGACCACCGACATCGAGTGGGCGCTCGGCCTGTTGAAATCGCGGTTCGACACGGTGATCTGGGTGCCGGGCAACCACGAGCTGTGGACCACGTCGAAGGACCCGGTGCAGCTGCGTGGCGTGCGGCGCTACGAGTACCTGGTCGAGATGTGCCGCAGGCTCGGCGTGCTCACCCCCGAGGACGAGTACCCGGTGTGGACGGGCGACGGCGGGCCGGTGCGGATCGCGCCGCTGTTCGCGCTGTACGACTACTCCTTCCGGGTCGATGGCGTGCACACCAAGCAGGAGTCGCTGGCGAAGGCCCAGGAGGCCGGGATCGTCTGCACCGACGAGTACTTCCTGCACCCGGACCCGTACCCGGGGATCGACGACTGGTGCCGCGCCCGCGTCGAGGAGACCGAACGCAGGCTCGCGGCGTGCGGCCCGGACGTGCCGTTGGTGCTGGTCAACCACTGGCCGCTGGTCAGGCAGCCGACGCGCATCCTGCGTTACCCCGACTTCGCCCAGTGGTGCGGCACGGAGTTGTCAGGCGACTGGCACACCCGCTTCAACACCGCGACCGTGGTGTACGGCCACCTCCACATCCCCCGGCACACGGTGTACGACGGCGTGCCGTTCGAGGAGGTCTCGCTGGGCTACCCGCGCGAGTGGAAGCCGCGTGGCCTGCCCGACAAGCTGCTCAAGCCCGTGCTGCCGGTGCGGGTGGCGCCGTGA
- a CDS encoding glycoside hydrolase family 55 protein produces MALERRKFLVGGAATAYLTTAGNAEASVPRLWDEFVANPYDHPQIPNVAYAGYRMGERPPARPARTNVLRYGAKPDGSADASAAINRAIDDVGRAGGGVVYLPDGTFRIDDIIEIGYDNVVLRGAGSGRTTLFATRSLEQIVGINRSRYGSENSAWSWCGGLVWVCHRDRRRALIDAIKARQWPLEGWIGNEGADSGVITALTGAVPRGSFTTTVADAAGLAPGQRVLLQVDDDPAHGLLKHLCGDIPGTSSYVWTGKTKLLSYKPFQWPVRVAAADGARITLAQPLPIELRPEWNARLTTSAPAITGAGVEGLTIRMVKTVRPAHLQDKGYNGLVFQCAWDCWADDVSVVDSDNGFLLVAAKGVTLSRTRVSGRGQHHSYACREQSHDNLVEDFVIGEFTEPPTPGSGHHGINVEGLSCGNVWSRGRMGAGTFDTHRGLPFGNVRTDVTIVNDGAHGGSADAGPLYGARFAHWNITVLNGRAGCVKIDNVAPSSATVGISTVREFGQVDRPDFTGPLQSKLESYGDTAVTPANLHSAQRALRGFVPR; encoded by the coding sequence ATGGCGCTCGAACGGCGGAAGTTCCTGGTAGGAGGCGCGGCGACCGCGTACTTGACGACGGCTGGCAACGCCGAGGCGAGCGTGCCGCGACTGTGGGACGAGTTCGTGGCCAACCCCTACGACCACCCGCAGATCCCCAACGTCGCGTACGCGGGCTACCGGATGGGTGAACGGCCGCCTGCCAGACCCGCACGTACGAACGTCCTGCGGTACGGCGCCAAGCCCGACGGATCGGCGGACGCCTCAGCGGCGATCAACCGTGCGATCGATGACGTCGGACGCGCGGGCGGCGGCGTGGTGTACCTGCCGGACGGCACGTTCCGGATCGACGACATCATCGAGATCGGCTACGACAACGTGGTCCTGCGCGGTGCGGGCAGCGGACGCACCACGCTGTTCGCCACGCGCTCACTCGAGCAGATCGTGGGCATCAACCGCAGCCGCTACGGCAGCGAGAATTCGGCGTGGAGCTGGTGCGGCGGGCTGGTCTGGGTGTGCCACCGCGACCGGCGCCGCGCCCTGATCGACGCGATCAAGGCACGTCAGTGGCCGCTGGAGGGCTGGATCGGCAACGAAGGCGCCGACTCCGGCGTGATCACCGCGCTCACCGGCGCCGTGCCACGCGGCTCGTTCACGACCACGGTCGCCGACGCCGCGGGCCTCGCACCGGGGCAGCGCGTGTTGCTGCAGGTCGACGACGATCCGGCACACGGCCTGCTCAAGCACCTGTGCGGGGACATCCCGGGCACGTCGTCCTACGTCTGGACGGGCAAGACGAAGCTGCTGTCGTACAAGCCGTTCCAATGGCCGGTCCGAGTCGCTGCTGCCGACGGCGCACGGATCACCCTGGCCCAGCCGTTGCCCATCGAGCTGCGCCCGGAATGGAACGCCCGGCTGACCACAAGCGCGCCCGCGATCACCGGGGCAGGCGTCGAGGGCTTGACCATCCGGATGGTCAAGACCGTGCGGCCGGCTCACCTGCAGGACAAGGGCTACAACGGGCTGGTGTTCCAGTGCGCGTGGGACTGCTGGGCGGATGATGTGTCTGTTGTGGACAGCGACAACGGGTTCCTGCTGGTCGCGGCCAAGGGCGTGACCCTGTCGCGGACCCGGGTCAGCGGCCGCGGGCAGCACCACTCATATGCGTGCCGTGAGCAGTCGCACGACAACTTGGTCGAGGATTTCGTCATCGGCGAGTTCACCGAACCGCCGACGCCGGGCTCCGGCCACCACGGCATCAACGTGGAAGGCCTGTCGTGCGGGAACGTCTGGTCGCGCGGGCGGATGGGCGCGGGGACGTTCGACACCCACCGGGGGTTGCCTTTCGGCAACGTGCGAACTGATGTGACGATCGTCAACGACGGCGCACACGGCGGCAGCGCCGACGCGGGACCCTTGTACGGCGCGCGATTCGCGCACTGGAACATCACCGTGCTCAACGGGCGGGCCGGGTGCGTCAAGATCGACAACGTCGCTCCGAGCAGCGCGACCGTTGGTATATCTACGGTTCGCGAGTTCGGTCAGGTCGACCGCCCGGACTTCACCGGGCCGCTGCAGTCCAAGCTGGAGAGCTACGGCGACACCGCCGTGACACCGGCGAACCTGCACAGCGCCCAGCGCGCTTTGCGGGGTTTCGTACCGAGGTAG
- a CDS encoding HAD-IC family P-type ATPase — MITGTDRQPWRLISVPALVAAVLLTFLAGLLWLLGMPDAALLWTVAAAAGIAPLTVWATEDLVTERRAGGALLTIPVVVGALLAGVHEAGAAAGMLACVLRGVEVLVRERARREVAVLARAAGETRIHTGDRVTVTTGEIIPVDGRLLSDAVLDESPLSGDPIRVRRKEGEPVRSGAVNVGDPVDLIATVPDTEGTWAAMSRLAHRAVTDGAQPLRRANRAALVYAPLAVVAGAVVWLVTGNPLAGFGVLAVAASAPVLLAVPLSLAAGLTRAARHGVVVGDAGVLERMARTRIGVVDASGVMYSGTLSVSGVVAAPGWLTNDVLACASSAHRMRPDAFAGAVARAAKAAGIGSGAHLGKVTFADAQPDGSHDWVKVALARAGLDCASVAWVAVDGQPVGALIVRDEVRPDAAESLRALRRAGMRRLVLVTRENLNDPGDVGVVLGVDELWTRCGTADKVERVREERRRGLTLMVGDDPAVGAADVGVALSGRGACVADVVIADGQVARLADALRTARRTRWIGLLATAGGLAIVAAGMAAATLGWLAPLLAVLVRAGVDGLVMGSALQALKAGRPKVEPYHPEPDHLSQVRHAVRQAADELSTGFTPQAQQSVLRAYHLMADHVVPAQRTGEIERQVRRLGAHLTTPNAQVDDMRATLYGLNAVLNERLIAAQRQRV; from the coding sequence ATGATCACCGGTACGGACCGCCAACCATGGCGGTTGATCAGCGTGCCCGCGCTCGTCGCGGCCGTCCTGCTCACCTTCCTCGCCGGTCTGCTGTGGTTACTCGGCATGCCCGACGCCGCTCTACTGTGGACGGTCGCGGCCGCGGCCGGGATCGCCCCGCTGACCGTGTGGGCGACCGAGGACCTGGTGACCGAGCGCCGGGCGGGCGGCGCGCTGCTGACCATCCCGGTGGTCGTCGGCGCGCTGCTGGCCGGGGTGCACGAAGCCGGCGCGGCGGCGGGGATGCTGGCGTGCGTGCTGCGTGGCGTCGAAGTGCTGGTGCGCGAGCGTGCCCGCCGCGAGGTCGCGGTGCTGGCCCGTGCGGCGGGCGAGACCAGGATCCACACAGGTGACCGGGTCACGGTGACGACCGGCGAGATCATCCCGGTGGACGGCAGGCTGCTGTCGGACGCGGTGCTCGACGAGTCGCCGCTGTCCGGTGATCCGATCAGGGTGCGCCGCAAGGAAGGCGAACCGGTCCGCAGCGGCGCGGTCAACGTGGGCGACCCGGTCGACTTGATCGCGACCGTGCCGGACACCGAGGGAACGTGGGCGGCGATGTCGCGCCTCGCGCACCGCGCGGTCACCGACGGCGCCCAGCCGTTGCGGCGAGCGAACCGTGCCGCACTCGTCTACGCCCCGCTGGCCGTCGTGGCTGGGGCCGTGGTGTGGCTCGTGACAGGAAACCCGCTCGCCGGGTTCGGCGTGCTCGCGGTCGCCGCGTCCGCCCCGGTGCTGCTCGCCGTGCCGTTGTCGCTGGCAGCGGGCCTGACGAGGGCCGCGCGGCACGGCGTCGTCGTCGGCGACGCCGGCGTCCTCGAACGGATGGCGCGGACGCGGATCGGCGTCGTCGACGCCTCCGGCGTGATGTATTCGGGCACCTTGTCGGTGTCCGGGGTCGTCGCCGCGCCGGGCTGGCTGACCAACGACGTGCTCGCCTGCGCGTCCTCGGCGCACCGCATGCGTCCGGACGCGTTCGCCGGGGCGGTGGCCCGCGCCGCGAAGGCCGCCGGCATCGGCAGTGGCGCCCACCTGGGCAAAGTGACGTTCGCCGATGCACAGCCGGACGGATCGCACGACTGGGTCAAGGTGGCGCTGGCGCGTGCCGGCCTGGACTGCGCGAGCGTCGCGTGGGTCGCGGTCGACGGCCAGCCGGTCGGCGCGCTGATCGTGCGTGACGAGGTCAGGCCGGACGCCGCCGAGTCGCTGCGTGCCCTGCGGCGTGCCGGGATGCGCAGGCTGGTGCTGGTGACCCGCGAGAACCTCAACGACCCCGGCGATGTCGGCGTCGTGCTGGGCGTGGACGAGTTGTGGACGCGGTGCGGCACGGCCGACAAGGTCGAACGTGTCCGTGAGGAGCGCCGTCGCGGTCTCACGCTCATGGTCGGTGACGATCCCGCTGTCGGTGCGGCTGACGTCGGCGTCGCGCTGAGTGGTCGCGGTGCGTGCGTCGCGGACGTGGTCATCGCGGACGGCCAGGTGGCCCGCCTCGCCGACGCCCTGCGGACGGCCCGCCGGACCCGGTGGATCGGCCTGCTGGCCACCGCAGGCGGGCTGGCGATCGTCGCGGCCGGGATGGCCGCCGCCACGCTGGGCTGGCTGGCGCCACTGCTCGCGGTGCTGGTCAGGGCAGGTGTCGACGGTCTGGTGATGGGCTCGGCGTTGCAGGCGCTGAAGGCCGGGCGGCCCAAGGTGGAGCCGTACCACCCCGAGCCCGATCACCTCAGCCAGGTCCGCCACGCGGTGCGCCAGGCGGCCGACGAGCTGTCCACCGGCTTCACACCACAGGCCCAGCAGTCGGTGCTGCGGGCGTACCACCTGATGGCCGACCACGTGGTGCCCGCGCAGCGCACGGGCGAGATCGAGCGGCAGGTCCGCAGGCTCGGCGCGCACCTGACGACACCGAACGCCCAGGTGGACGACATGCGGGCGACCTTGTACGGCCTCAACGCGGTCCTCAACGAACGGCTGATCGCCGCCCAGCGTCAACGCGTTTGA
- a CDS encoding TetR family transcriptional regulator, giving the protein MTEEGPQPLGLRERKKLETRAKLAKIAIRLAAERGLENVTVDDIAGEAGVSARTFFNYFPSKEDAILLPDHDPVGQTHAFAAAMLAAPAGLNPLRASALAMRPYVARFDDEREDWLTRISIIERDPGLMVKLFASQRETEAILVEALAKRTGLAATDLYPRLLYRVIGGVVQATTQRWHELGGSVALTELFDAAIDSIDAGLPVPSGTAVFEGKS; this is encoded by the coding sequence ATGACCGAGGAGGGGCCGCAGCCGTTGGGCCTGCGCGAGCGCAAGAAGCTCGAAACACGGGCCAAGCTGGCGAAGATCGCCATCAGGCTGGCGGCCGAACGCGGCCTGGAGAACGTCACCGTCGACGACATCGCGGGTGAGGCCGGGGTGTCCGCGCGGACGTTCTTCAACTACTTCCCGAGCAAGGAAGACGCCATCCTGCTGCCCGACCACGACCCGGTCGGCCAGACGCACGCGTTCGCCGCGGCGATGCTCGCCGCACCGGCCGGGCTGAACCCGCTGCGGGCGTCCGCGCTGGCGATGCGGCCGTACGTGGCGAGGTTCGACGACGAGCGGGAGGACTGGCTCACCCGCATCTCGATCATCGAACGCGACCCGGGACTGATGGTGAAGCTGTTCGCCTCCCAGAGGGAGACCGAGGCCATCCTCGTCGAGGCGCTCGCCAAGCGGACCGGCCTCGCCGCGACCGACCTCTATCCCCGGTTGCTCTACCGGGTCATCGGTGGGGTCGTGCAGGCCACCACCCAACGCTGGCACGAACTGGGGGGCTCGGTCGCGCTGACCGAGTTGTTCGACGCGGCGATCGATTCGATCGACGCGGGTTTGCCCGTGCCGTCCGGCACGGCCGTCTTTGAGGGGAAATCATGA